A region from the Drosophila ananassae strain 14024-0371.13 chromosome 2L, ASM1763931v2, whole genome shotgun sequence genome encodes:
- the LOC6499366 gene encoding uncharacterized protein LOC6499366 codes for MASHMWSIFLGVLVLEQLLAGSQAANLSQLVKKQGQQKPLVVPSPQPGQQTRSQHQEQQQYVQDTEQQELKVEDEDEHDPYQMLQEPKQESRLPTSANYPWSPYAAAPGIPANPYEPMPKMLPFIGYAQPVLIPFPLYLAPDMFYPAFPGASNDLEDVVMSRAAGGRRPPASHSSAARNSPIYHVRLPPTPYMFLPNMPTSPFGGGFSPLLTYQPMPSFSAFGSVFNLPVNFLANGKPSGIYQVNGSPSEGLGHLPPSLGSGGGYGMRPPTPSNPYRPMSGSSSMGGYGGSTQGFGLASMPAPQHDSKLTSLKRPFVFNGRPEDIYILPNNLSPLYNEPSYY; via the coding sequence ATGGCCAGCCATATGTGGAGCATTTTCTTGGGAGTTCTGGTGCTGGAGCAGCTACTCGCTGGATCGCAGGCGGCCAATCTGTCTCAACTGGTGAAGAAGCAAGGCCAGCAGAAGCCACTGGTGGTGCCATCCCCGCAGCCAGGTCAGCAGACAAGAAGTCAgcatcaggagcagcagcagtatGTCCAGGACACGGAACAACAGGAGCTGAAGGTAGAGGACGAAGACGAGCATGATCCGTATCAGATGTTGCAGGAACCTAAGCAGGAGTCCAGACTGCCCACGTCAGCGAATTATCCGTGGAGTCCGTATGCCGCAGCGCCAGGGATTCCGGCTAATCCGTACGAGCCCATGCCCAAGATGCTGCCCTTTATTGGATACGCCCAGCCGGTGCTGATACCCTTCCCCCTCTACCTGGCTCCCGACATGTTCTACCCCGCATTCCCGGGCGCCAGCAACGACCTCGAAGACGTGGTCATGTCCAGAGCGGCGGGCGGACGTCGGCCCCCGGCCAGTCACTCCTCGGCTGCCCGCAATTCGCCCATCTACCACGTCCGGCTGCCGCCCACGCCGTACATGTTCCTGCCCAACATGCCGACCTCTCCGTTCGGCGGAGGATTCTCCCCGCTCCTCACATACCAGCCGATGCCCTCGTTCTCCGCCTTCGGATCCGTCTTCAATCTACCAGTAAACTTCCTGGCGAATGGAAAGCCCTCTGGGATCTACCAGGTCAATGGTTCGCCCTCTGAGGGCTTGGGACACCTTCCTCCCAGCTTGGGAAGCGGCGGGGGATACGGAATGAGGCCACCAACTCCAAGTAACCCTTACAGGCCTATGTCCGGGTCCTCTTCCATGGGCGGCTATGGAGGATCCACGCAGGGCTTCGGCCTGGCCTCGATGCCGGCTCCGCAGCATGACTCCAAGCTCACGTCCCTGAAACGTCCCTTCGTCTTCAACGGGCGTCCGGAGGACATCTATATCCTGCCGAACAACCTGAGTCCGCTCTACAACGAACCGAGTTACTACTGA